The following are from one region of the Bacteroidota bacterium genome:
- the thiO gene encoding glycine oxidase ThiO: MQKPVVIVGGGGIGLAIGWQLCRAGVPTQVFERGEAGRGASWAAAGMLAPESEMGFEDEAIYQLSRESMRRWPDFVQQLEADSGSDVDYRTEGILRVADDRDAAEALRRYYDFQHAQGLAVEWLTGAEAREIEPFLAPRLPAAVFSRADHQVDNRLMATALQVAFQKAGGVLHTNAPVQSILSEKDAPVVVTADGTRIEASCVVLAAGAWSRRIEGLVPEAKPPVRPVKGQMLQMQMALPFDLQHVVRGPDAYLVPKSNGRLLLGATMEERGFDTSVTAGALYDLLDAAWKMVPGIYDLEVTETWAGLRPASRDNEPLLGATHDPRIVFATGHYRHGILLVPVTAEEICRLVHTGETSEWLVPFSPLRFDPRTTT, translated from the coding sequence ATGCAAAAGCCAGTTGTTATTGTAGGAGGAGGGGGGATCGGGCTTGCTATTGGCTGGCAATTGTGCCGTGCCGGCGTGCCAACGCAGGTGTTTGAGCGCGGCGAAGCCGGTCGCGGCGCCTCGTGGGCAGCAGCCGGGATGCTTGCGCCGGAGAGCGAGATGGGTTTTGAGGATGAAGCCATCTACCAGTTAAGCCGGGAAAGTATGCGGCGATGGCCAGACTTTGTCCAGCAACTCGAAGCGGATAGTGGGAGCGATGTTGATTATCGAACGGAAGGCATTCTGCGTGTGGCTGATGATCGAGATGCCGCTGAAGCCTTGCGACGCTACTATGATTTCCAGCACGCACAAGGACTGGCTGTCGAGTGGCTTACCGGTGCAGAAGCCCGGGAGATAGAGCCCTTTTTAGCCCCGAGATTGCCGGCAGCGGTATTTTCAAGGGCTGATCATCAGGTTGATAACCGGCTGATGGCAACAGCATTGCAGGTTGCTTTTCAAAAGGCTGGCGGGGTTTTGCATACCAACGCGCCAGTGCAGTCGATTTTGTCGGAGAAGGATGCGCCTGTCGTTGTGACGGCAGATGGGACCCGCATCGAAGCATCTTGTGTGGTTTTGGCTGCGGGTGCATGGTCGCGCCGAATAGAAGGACTGGTGCCCGAGGCAAAACCTCCGGTGCGCCCAGTTAAAGGGCAGATGCTACAAATGCAGATGGCATTGCCTTTTGATTTGCAGCACGTGGTACGCGGCCCGGATGCGTACCTGGTACCAAAGAGTAACGGGCGATTGTTACTCGGCGCAACGATGGAAGAGCGGGGGTTTGATACCAGCGTGACAGCCGGCGCGTTGTATGATTTGCTTGATGCTGCGTGGAAAATGGTCCCCGGTATTTACGACCTGGAAGTTACCGAGACGTGGGCTGGCTTGCGGCCGGCGAGTCGTGACAACGAACCGTTGCTGGGTGCAACCCACGATCCGCGGATTGTTTTTGCAACCGGGCACTATCGCCATGGCATTCTGCTTGTCCCTGTAACAGCCGAAGAGATTTGCCGGCTGGTACACACCGGAGAAACTTCCGAATGGCTGGTGCCGTTTTCTCCTTTACGATTTGATCCCCGTACCACCACCTGA
- a CDS encoding thiamine phosphate synthase, protein MIANQFTRADVAERVCAAVDAGVMWVQLRDHEASEAGFGDAATTLVDRLRGISGEVMISVNSRPQVARDLGVHYHRGKGKPVLLDRGDGIQGYSAHTMAEVKDHAGMDYLFYSPIFPTGSKPGHPGVGVVELAEVTEQAMQLVYALGGIKPQHCAACLGAGAYGVAVISGILQADDIEASVHAYLKAINTEAVT, encoded by the coding sequence TTGATTGCCAATCAGTTTACCCGCGCGGATGTCGCTGAACGCGTGTGTGCTGCTGTTGACGCGGGTGTGATGTGGGTGCAGTTGCGCGATCATGAGGCCAGTGAAGCAGGTTTTGGGGACGCAGCAACAACATTGGTTGATCGTTTGCGTGGCATATCGGGGGAGGTAATGATTTCGGTGAATAGCCGGCCACAGGTTGCACGGGATTTGGGGGTGCATTATCACAGGGGCAAGGGTAAACCCGTATTGTTGGACAGGGGCGATGGTATACAGGGATATTCCGCGCATACGATGGCTGAGGTCAAAGATCACGCGGGGATGGACTACCTGTTTTATAGTCCCATTTTTCCAACGGGTAGCAAGCCGGGGCATCCAGGTGTTGGCGTGGTTGAACTGGCAGAGGTGACCGAGCAGGCAATGCAGCTCGTCTATGCATTGGGTGGGATCAAGCCTCAGCATTGCGCGGCCTGTTTGGGAGCCGGCGCTTACGGCGTGGCCGTTATTTCAGGGATTTTGCAGGCTGATGATATCGAAGCGTCGGTACACGCTTATCTTAAAGCCATAAACACAGAGGCAGTAACATGA
- a CDS encoding class I fructose-bisphosphate aldolase: MVEVTTSRVADILGEEAGYLLDHRSSTVSKDQLHLPGPDFVDRVWMDSDRSPQVLRSLQTLFNHGRLGGTGYTSILPVDQGIEHSAGASFAKNPLYFDPENIVKLAIEGGCNAVASTYGALGSVARKYAHKIPFILKLNHNELLTHPNTFDQIMFSRVEEAWNMGCVAVGATVYFGSADSNRQIIEVSEAFAAAHELGMSTILWCYMRNSGFNVDGVNHEASADLTSQANHLGVTIQADIIKQKQPTQNGGYKALNSGNSSYGKLDERIYSELSSDHPIDLTRYQVVNCFMGRAGLINSGGGSGKNDMQQAVRTAVINKRAGGMGLISGRKAFQKPMNEGVDILNAIQDVYLNDEVTIA, from the coding sequence ATGGTAGAAGTTACCACATCACGCGTTGCCGATATACTCGGCGAAGAAGCAGGTTACCTGCTTGATCACCGTAGCTCCACGGTTTCAAAGGACCAGCTCCACCTTCCAGGTCCTGATTTTGTAGACCGTGTCTGGATGGACTCCGACCGTTCACCGCAGGTGCTCCGTTCACTGCAAACCCTCTTCAACCATGGTCGCCTTGGTGGCACCGGTTATACCTCAATTCTTCCTGTTGACCAGGGCATTGAGCACTCCGCCGGCGCTTCTTTTGCAAAAAACCCGTTGTACTTCGACCCGGAAAACATCGTTAAACTCGCTATCGAAGGCGGATGTAACGCTGTTGCTTCTACCTATGGGGCCCTTGGATCAGTTGCACGCAAGTACGCGCACAAAATTCCCTTTATCCTCAAGCTCAACCACAACGAGCTGCTGACGCACCCCAACACCTTCGACCAGATCATGTTTTCTCGCGTTGAAGAAGCATGGAACATGGGCTGTGTTGCAGTAGGCGCTACCGTTTATTTTGGTTCAGCAGACTCCAACCGCCAGATCATCGAAGTATCTGAAGCTTTCGCAGCTGCCCACGAACTGGGTATGTCTACCATCCTGTGGTGCTACATGCGTAACTCAGGGTTCAATGTGGATGGTGTAAACCACGAAGCTAGCGCTGACCTGACAAGCCAGGCCAACCACCTTGGCGTAACAATCCAGGCAGACATCATCAAGCAGAAACAGCCAACGCAGAATGGTGGCTACAAAGCCCTCAACTCTGGCAACTCAAGCTATGGTAAACTGGATGAGCGGATTTACTCTGAGCTCTCAAGCGACCACCCGATTGACCTGACGCGTTACCAGGTTGTGAACTGCTTCATGGGACGCGCCGGCCTGATCAACTCAGGTGGCGGTTCTGGCAAAAACGACATGCAGCAGGCCGTACGTACAGCCGTTATCAACAAACGCGCCGGTGGCATGGGCCTGATTTCTGGTCGTAAAGCCTTCCAGAAGCCAATGAATGAAGGTGTTGATATCCTCAACGCCATCCAGGACGTTTACCTGAATGATGAGGTAACCATCGCCTAA
- a CDS encoding FAD-binding oxidoreductase, with amino-acid sequence MKYDTIIVGAGMAGACAALHLSKHQEVLLIEASHPGAGASGVAGGLFNPFIAYRGRPVWRFEEAIASFHAQLELGNATHLFDNRGLLRPARDEQQATYYQQSIKMHPNCAAWWSPEESKARHPKIHAPFGTMFVSAGGALSTAAFSQHMVDAAIANGVTYLNNTPVNKWGITDGETWVSLATTQEQIKTDRLVLALGYGYVDTPLDLLDLHPVKGQTMRINWPAWISRDELLPTSGHAYIIPEEETLAIGSSFEHDFKHEDISSEVTQDLLQKADAVLPGLLDADIVEEQVGFRVTVPHIRLPMVGPIDYGKRIWVFTAFGSKGLLLAPLLASELHGYFKQPDLIPEEIQIRVKT; translated from the coding sequence GTGAAGTACGATACCATCATTGTGGGTGCCGGCATGGCAGGCGCTTGTGCAGCTTTACATCTCAGCAAACACCAGGAGGTGCTGCTCATTGAGGCTTCACACCCTGGCGCTGGGGCTTCCGGGGTGGCGGGTGGATTGTTTAATCCGTTTATCGCGTATCGTGGTCGACCGGTCTGGCGGTTCGAAGAGGCAATAGCCTCCTTTCATGCGCAGCTTGAATTAGGAAACGCAACACATCTTTTTGACAACCGCGGCCTTTTACGGCCAGCGCGCGATGAACAACAGGCCACCTATTACCAGCAGTCCATCAAAATGCACCCCAATTGTGCTGCATGGTGGAGCCCTGAAGAAAGCAAAGCACGGCATCCGAAAATACACGCGCCGTTCGGTACGATGTTCGTCAGCGCCGGCGGCGCCCTGAGTACAGCAGCTTTTTCTCAGCATATGGTTGATGCCGCCATCGCAAACGGTGTTACTTACCTCAACAACACCCCGGTAAACAAATGGGGCATTACTGATGGTGAAACCTGGGTATCGTTAGCCACTACGCAAGAACAAATTAAAACGGACCGGCTCGTGCTCGCCCTCGGGTATGGGTATGTTGACACGCCGCTGGACTTGCTGGATCTGCACCCTGTCAAAGGGCAAACCATGCGCATCAATTGGCCGGCGTGGATCAGCCGGGATGAACTCCTGCCTACATCCGGGCACGCCTATATCATTCCAGAGGAAGAAACGCTAGCCATTGGCAGTTCGTTCGAACATGACTTTAAACATGAAGACATTTCGAGCGAAGTCACCCAAGACTTGCTACAGAAGGCCGACGCTGTCCTCCCCGGGCTGCTCGATGCAGATATTGTAGAAGAGCAGGTCGGCTTTCGGGTAACGGTACCCCACATCCGACTCCCAATGGTCGGGCCTATTGACTATGGCAAGCGTATTTGGGTCTTTACCGCTTTTGGCTCCAAAGGCTTGTTGCTGGCCCCTTTACTGGCATCCGAGTTGCATGGCTACTTCAAGCAGCCCGACTTAATTCCCGAAGAAATACAGATTCGGGTTAAGACTTGA
- a CDS encoding TonB-dependent receptor yields the protein MSVHLIEMKFSLLYSRISSLIFLLCCSVSIVTASPESTGTIKGNVIDDQQLPLYPATVILYQASSGVFVEGTTTNDEGAYTFSGVSAGEYFLSVAFIGFETYKSEPFAVENGRTIQMPVVELTTDAVALEGVSVQAERDLIEVQPDKTVLNIQGTVNAAGNTAFELLRKSPGVVVDNNDNVILSGKSGVQIYIDGKPSPLSTTDLAAQLKTMQASEIDAIEIITNPSAKYDAEGNAGIINIRLRRDKSLGANSTVDLSYGYGDNSRYSTTATFNYRTPKLNTFGSYAFSGGQNDNWINLYRIQNDVLFDQQSETGSSGPSNRFRMGTDIFLGDKSIIGFMFNGYINDSNWLSNTETPITDLLSSEIQSVLVSSSDNDGVRRNANGNLNYRFDNKKGITSNADIDIGFYYNGTATTQPNLYLSPGVGATLQELLFTSQAPTDISIYSAKLDHERPVMNGTLGVGAKISQVGTENSYDYFQVLNGVEELDIDRSNQFDFVETIGAGYFTFTKTFDKFTTNLGLRGEWTFSSGELTALKETNNDTVERRYLDLFPSGGITYSASQKHQFRLNYSRRVDRPSYQALNPFEFKLSELSYSRGNPFLQPQYTNNVSFTHTYNYVLNTTISYSHTNDFFANISDSTEVNRTFLETINLEYQRVLSANISYPFSPTKWWSTYSSVNGFHKRNKAELTQGRIVDIATTTASLYHQSTFSLPKDWAVELSGWYSSPSIWGAVYETDTNYSIDTGVRKKFAGGKATLKVSVTDVFNTASWRGVQRFPGLFVDASGGWESRQLRLNFSYFFGNDQVKKARNRKSGIEAEANRIGN from the coding sequence ATGTCAGTCCACCTCATCGAAATGAAGTTTTCTTTACTTTATTCACGTATATCAAGCTTGATTTTTCTGCTATGCTGTTCGGTGTCGATAGTGACAGCTTCACCTGAATCTACGGGAACGATAAAAGGCAACGTAATAGATGACCAACAGCTGCCCCTGTACCCGGCTACGGTGATTCTGTATCAAGCTTCAAGTGGTGTCTTTGTAGAGGGAACGACCACTAATGACGAGGGCGCATATACATTTAGCGGAGTAAGCGCCGGCGAATACTTCCTTAGCGTTGCTTTTATCGGCTTTGAAACCTACAAATCAGAGCCTTTTGCGGTTGAAAATGGCCGCACAATCCAAATGCCAGTCGTTGAACTGACAACAGATGCTGTAGCCCTTGAGGGTGTTTCTGTACAGGCGGAGCGGGATCTGATCGAGGTGCAGCCAGACAAGACGGTGCTCAACATCCAGGGTACGGTAAATGCAGCCGGCAATACGGCATTCGAACTGCTGCGTAAATCTCCCGGGGTTGTGGTCGACAACAACGACAATGTCATCCTAAGCGGAAAAAGTGGTGTCCAGATCTATATCGATGGTAAACCTTCTCCTTTGAGCACAACTGATCTGGCTGCGCAGCTAAAAACCATGCAGGCGTCTGAGATCGACGCGATCGAGATCATTACCAACCCCTCCGCTAAGTACGATGCAGAAGGGAACGCCGGCATTATCAACATCAGGCTTCGGCGCGATAAAAGCCTGGGTGCCAACAGCACGGTAGACCTTTCGTACGGTTATGGCGATAATTCGAGATACAGCACAACGGCGACCTTTAATTACCGAACACCAAAGCTTAACACGTTCGGATCGTATGCGTTTAGCGGCGGGCAAAACGACAACTGGATTAACCTGTATCGCATTCAGAACGATGTGTTGTTCGATCAGCAATCTGAAACAGGTTCTTCGGGCCCTTCCAACCGATTCCGGATGGGTACCGATATTTTTCTCGGCGACAAAAGTATCATCGGTTTCATGTTTAATGGGTACATTAACGATTCAAACTGGCTGAGCAATACAGAAACCCCAATTACCGACCTGCTCAGTAGCGAAATCCAATCTGTTCTTGTCTCATCTTCCGACAACGACGGTGTGCGTCGTAACGCAAACGGAAACCTGAATTATCGATTCGACAACAAGAAAGGAATCACTTCGAACGCTGATATAGATATTGGTTTTTATTACAATGGCACGGCTACCACGCAGCCTAATTTATACCTTTCCCCCGGCGTCGGTGCCACGTTGCAGGAGCTCTTGTTCACCAGTCAGGCGCCAACGGATATCAGTATCTATTCGGCAAAGCTCGATCACGAACGGCCCGTGATGAATGGAACGTTGGGCGTGGGTGCCAAGATTTCGCAGGTCGGGACGGAAAATAGCTATGACTATTTTCAGGTGCTAAATGGGGTAGAAGAGCTGGATATCGACCGGAGCAATCAGTTCGATTTTGTCGAGACAATTGGGGCAGGTTATTTCACCTTTACCAAGACGTTCGACAAATTTACAACCAATCTCGGGCTTCGTGGCGAGTGGACGTTTTCGTCAGGAGAATTAACCGCCTTAAAGGAGACGAATAACGATACGGTGGAACGACGTTATTTGGACCTGTTTCCATCCGGTGGTATAACATACAGCGCATCGCAGAAACACCAGTTTAGACTTAATTACAGCCGGCGTGTTGACCGTCCGAGCTACCAGGCACTCAATCCGTTTGAATTCAAACTTTCTGAACTGAGCTACTCGCGCGGGAATCCCTTTCTCCAACCGCAGTACACGAACAATGTCTCTTTCACGCACACCTATAACTACGTGCTGAATACGACGATTTCGTATAGCCACACCAATGACTTTTTTGCCAATATCTCAGACTCCACAGAGGTGAATCGTACGTTTCTCGAAACGATCAATCTTGAATATCAGCGCGTCTTAAGTGCAAATATCAGCTATCCATTCAGTCCAACAAAATGGTGGAGCACGTACTCAAGTGTTAACGGATTCCATAAGCGAAACAAGGCTGAACTAACACAGGGGCGCATTGTCGATATAGCAACAACGACGGCATCCCTCTATCATCAGTCTACCTTCTCCTTGCCAAAAGATTGGGCTGTTGAGCTATCTGGTTGGTACAGCTCGCCATCTATCTGGGGCGCTGTTTACGAGACGGATACCAATTATTCCATCGACACGGGGGTACGCAAGAAATTTGCAGGTGGCAAGGCAACACTAAAAGTTTCAGTGACAGATGTGTTCAATACGGCTTCCTGGCGCGGTGTACAGCGTTTCCCTGGCCTGTTTGTCGATGCATCGGGAGGCTGGGAGAGCCGGCAGTTACGGCTAAACTTCTCTTACTTCTTTGGCAATGATCAGGTCAAAAAAGCGCGCAATCGGAAATCAGGGATTGAAGCCGAGGCCAACAGGATCGGGAATTGA
- the thiD gene encoding bifunctional hydroxymethylpyrimidine kinase/phosphomethylpyrimidine kinase — translation MKVALTIAGSDSGGGAGIQADIKSMQANGVFATSVITAVTAQNTQAVTAAYDLPLDIIAAQIDAVFDDFEVAAVKTGMLSSAAIIQLVAEKVAQWQMSPMVVDPVMISTSGFALLQEDAVENMKTLLIPKATLVTPNTHEATHLTGLSIASVAEAEAAAKAIYAMGPEAVLVKGGHLEQEEEAVDVLYDGEGFTYFRSAFIDTPHTHGTGCTYASAIAANLAKGMGLKPAIESAKGYVTEAIRHGLAIGKGHGPTHHFYFFSD, via the coding sequence ATGAAGGTAGCGTTGACCATTGCAGGTAGTGACTCGGGCGGAGGGGCCGGCATCCAGGCGGATATCAAGTCGATGCAGGCAAACGGCGTATTTGCTACCTCGGTGATTACTGCTGTCACTGCGCAGAATACGCAGGCGGTTACTGCCGCGTATGACTTGCCGCTGGATATTATCGCCGCGCAGATCGACGCGGTGTTTGATGATTTTGAAGTAGCAGCGGTAAAAACGGGCATGTTATCCTCTGCAGCAATTATTCAACTGGTGGCGGAGAAGGTCGCGCAATGGCAGATGTCGCCGATGGTTGTTGACCCCGTTATGATTTCAACGAGTGGGTTTGCTTTGTTGCAAGAGGATGCGGTGGAAAACATGAAAACACTGCTGATCCCGAAAGCCACGCTTGTTACGCCGAACACCCATGAGGCGACGCATCTGACGGGGCTATCGATTGCATCTGTAGCAGAAGCAGAAGCGGCTGCGAAAGCGATCTATGCAATGGGACCTGAGGCTGTATTGGTGAAGGGGGGGCATCTTGAGCAGGAAGAAGAGGCGGTTGATGTACTTTATGATGGGGAGGGCTTTACGTATTTCCGATCAGCGTTTATCGATACTCCGCATACGCACGGGACGGGGTGTACGTACGCGTCTGCTATTGCAGCAAATCTGGCGAAGGGGATGGGGTTGAAGCCGGCGATTGAGTCGGCCAAGGGGTACGTGACGGAGGCGATTCGGCATGGGTTGGCGATTGGCAAGGGGCATGGGCCGACGCACCATTTTTATTTTTTTTCCGATTGA
- a CDS encoding helix-turn-helix transcriptional regulator: protein MKLLTRSEEFVLLAVWKLQDRAYSLPIRKQLSDITKHEWSLGAIYTPLERLVKNGLLTSYLTKATAERGGRKKRVYELTPKGRQALIHIREVEQAMWAGVTGLVLGR, encoded by the coding sequence GTGAAACTCCTTACCCGCTCCGAAGAATTTGTCCTCCTTGCTGTCTGGAAACTCCAGGATCGCGCCTACAGCCTGCCCATTCGTAAACAATTATCCGATATCACGAAGCATGAGTGGTCGTTAGGTGCAATTTATACGCCCCTGGAGCGGCTTGTTAAAAACGGATTGCTCACCTCGTATCTCACCAAAGCTACTGCTGAGCGCGGCGGCAGAAAGAAGCGGGTTTACGAACTAACACCCAAAGGCCGGCAGGCGCTGATCCACATACGCGAAGTAGAGCAGGCGATGTGGGCCGGCGTCACTGGACTTGTTTTGGGGAGATAA
- a CDS encoding restriction endonuclease subunit R — MFKIPKRVLDRFRTELKRYGKVTASIRSRDVSEADTVTVVKDMLADVFGFDKYLELTSEQQIRGTYCDLAVKIDGKIKYLIEVKSAGTDLNESHIRQAINYGAKEGIEWIVLTNGISWHLYRLKFAQPIEHEEVSFFDATQIDLKKEDDQKKLFLLSREAISGNAMDEYHKHSQLLNMYTIAQVLMTEPVVNATRREFRKLFPDFKVDKEEIAQIISEEILKREVAESDKAQDAAKNVKKAAKSLARRQAKAAAAKGSAG; from the coding sequence ATGTTTAAGATCCCCAAGCGAGTACTCGATCGATTCCGCACCGAATTAAAGCGCTATGGCAAGGTAACAGCTAGCATCCGCTCTAGAGATGTATCTGAGGCAGATACTGTTACCGTGGTCAAGGACATGCTTGCCGATGTCTTTGGCTTTGACAAATACCTTGAGTTAACTAGTGAGCAGCAGATTCGAGGCACTTATTGCGACCTGGCTGTAAAGATTGATGGCAAGATCAAGTACCTCATCGAGGTAAAGTCAGCAGGTACAGACCTCAACGAGAGCCACATCAGGCAGGCCATTAACTACGGGGCCAAAGAAGGAATTGAGTGGATAGTTCTGACTAATGGTATTTCCTGGCACCTCTACAGGCTTAAGTTTGCCCAGCCAATTGAGCATGAAGAGGTTTCCTTCTTCGACGCCACACAGATTGACCTGAAAAAGGAGGACGACCAGAAGAAGCTGTTCCTGCTTAGTAGGGAAGCCATCTCAGGGAATGCTATGGATGAATATCATAAGCACTCCCAGCTACTTAACATGTACACTATAGCTCAGGTATTGATGACTGAGCCAGTAGTCAACGCAACTCGAAGAGAGTTTCGCAAGCTATTCCCTGACTTCAAGGTAGACAAAGAGGAGATAGCACAAATCATCTCTGAAGAGATACTCAAAAGAGAAGTGGCCGAGAGTGATAAGGCCCAGGATGCAGCCAAGAATGTCAAGAAAGCAGCGAAGAGTTTAGCAAGAAGACAAGCCAAGGCTGCGGCAGCTAAGGGGAGTGCTGGGTAG
- a CDS encoding PadR family transcriptional regulator — protein sequence MGLISPLTNKEAFILGFLIANQKGYGLQLVKASEGSLKRGTVYVTLLRMEEKGYIKSEEEELPEGDTRPPLRIYKITGKGSAAYDQWTIFVSTVQGNLKLGRV from the coding sequence ATGGGACTGATCTCACCACTTACCAATAAAGAAGCCTTCATCCTAGGCTTTCTGATTGCGAACCAGAAAGGCTATGGCCTGCAGCTGGTCAAGGCATCAGAAGGCAGCCTGAAGCGAGGCACTGTGTACGTGACGCTGCTTCGGATGGAGGAGAAGGGGTACATCAAGTCTGAAGAAGAAGAGCTTCCCGAAGGCGACACGAGGCCACCGCTGAGAATCTACAAGATCACAGGCAAGGGATCTGCTGCATATGATCAGTGGACTATCTTTGTCTCTACTGTCCAGGGCAATCTTAAACTGGGGAGGGTGTGA
- the thiS gene encoding sulfur carrier protein ThiS, with product MDTTVQQTLSVNGDVRAFDASLASVLAQFGVDVAAARGVAVAVNDEIVRKKDWASHVLSPDDRVEVVTARQGG from the coding sequence ATGGATACCACCGTGCAACAGACCCTTTCTGTCAATGGAGACGTGCGCGCTTTTGACGCTTCACTTGCAAGTGTGCTGGCGCAATTTGGTGTAGATGTAGCAGCTGCGCGCGGTGTAGCCGTAGCTGTAAATGACGAGATTGTACGCAAGAAAGACTGGGCATCGCATGTCCTGAGTCCAGATGATCGCGTCGAAGTTGTCACTGCAAGGCAAGGGGGCTAA
- a CDS encoding thiazole synthase has translation MAQTRDTTPANGVTEDVLKVGAYTLSSRLLVGTSGYPNMQVLLDALEASKTDLVTIAIRRLNLQDVAEESLLDLLIRGGYQLLPNTAGCYTAKEAVLVAQLAREAIETDLIKLEVIGDEETLMPDVEQLLKAAKSLVDDGFTVMAYCNDDLITCRKLADLGCAAVMPLASPIGSGMGLINPYNLQIIREYLTEVPLIVDAGIGTASDAAKAMELGYDGILLNTAISNAKHPVKMAEAMRFAVDAGRAAYQAGRIPRRYYAKASSPVEGRISVEQ, from the coding sequence ATGGCGCAAACCCGGGACACAACACCTGCAAATGGTGTGACTGAAGATGTATTGAAAGTTGGTGCGTACACGTTGTCATCACGGTTGCTGGTGGGCACCAGCGGCTACCCGAATATGCAGGTGTTGCTGGACGCTTTGGAGGCTTCAAAAACAGACCTGGTGACAATCGCTATCCGCCGGCTGAATTTGCAGGATGTGGCAGAAGAGAGTTTGCTCGATCTGCTGATCCGTGGAGGTTATCAGTTACTTCCAAATACGGCCGGGTGCTACACGGCAAAAGAAGCCGTGCTGGTTGCTCAACTGGCGAGAGAAGCCATTGAGACGGATCTCATTAAGCTTGAGGTGATTGGCGACGAAGAAACGCTGATGCCGGATGTAGAGCAATTGCTCAAGGCTGCAAAATCGCTGGTAGACGATGGGTTTACGGTGATGGCGTATTGCAACGATGACCTGATTACATGCCGCAAGCTGGCTGATCTTGGGTGCGCGGCTGTGATGCCGCTGGCTTCGCCGATTGGCAGTGGGATGGGGCTTATTAATCCGTACAACCTGCAAATCATCAGAGAATACCTTACAGAGGTACCGCTTATTGTCGATGCAGGCATCGGTACTGCAAGCGACGCGGCCAAGGCGATGGAGTTGGGGTATGACGGGATCCTGCTGAATACGGCCATCAGCAATGCCAAGCATCCGGTTAAAATGGCTGAAGCGATGCGGTTTGCGGTGGATGCCGGTCGCGCGGCATACCAGGCCGGCCGTATCCCGCGCCGGTATTACGCAAAAGCCTCATCACCCGTAGAGGGACGTATCTCCGTTGAGCAATAA